A genomic region of Catalinimonas niigatensis contains the following coding sequences:
- a CDS encoding GH1 family beta-glucosidase, with protein MQAKDFGDSFHWGVSSAAYQTEGAHNLDGKGLSIWDDFVRQKGKVYQNQHANVSCDFYHRYPEDIAILKTLGIKHFRFSISWSRIFPAGIGKVNQKGLDFYKKVIETCLAHDITPWITLYHWDLPLALSKRGGWMNRDIIRWFGEYVDLCSRKLGDRVKYWMVLNEPLVFTGAGYFLGIHAPGKQGLLPFLSTVHHAAMCQAEGGRILKSNCPDAEIGTTFSCTLVEPHQAVQRDIEASKRTDALLNRLFIEPSLGLGYPVDYFHALRRIEKYMRADDEVALKFDFDFIGLQNYTREIIRHSCFTPYIHARPVGAEQRNVPTNLMKWEVYPESIYQTLKLFYQRYSLDKIIITENGAAFDDAWHNGKIDDSQRQLYLKQYIAQCLRAKQEGVPLAGYFVWTLTDNFEWAEGYKPPFGLVHVDLTTQKRTIKESGQWYGRFIRKVQ; from the coding sequence TTGCAAGCTAAAGATTTTGGAGATTCGTTTCACTGGGGTGTCTCATCTGCTGCTTATCAAACTGAAGGTGCTCATAATTTGGATGGTAAAGGGCTTTCTATCTGGGATGATTTTGTAAGACAAAAAGGCAAAGTTTATCAGAACCAGCATGCTAATGTGAGTTGTGATTTTTACCATCGCTATCCTGAGGATATTGCTATCCTCAAAACATTAGGTATCAAACACTTCCGTTTTTCCATCTCATGGTCCCGCATCTTTCCGGCGGGTATAGGAAAAGTTAATCAAAAAGGTCTGGATTTTTATAAGAAAGTGATTGAGACTTGTCTTGCCCATGACATAACTCCCTGGATTACATTATATCATTGGGATTTGCCCCTGGCATTGAGTAAGCGGGGTGGATGGATGAACCGGGATATTATCCGCTGGTTTGGTGAGTATGTTGATCTGTGCTCCCGAAAACTTGGTGATCGTGTCAAATACTGGATGGTGCTCAATGAACCTCTGGTCTTCACGGGTGCCGGATATTTTTTAGGAATTCATGCTCCGGGTAAGCAGGGGCTGCTCCCTTTTCTATCTACCGTTCATCATGCTGCTATGTGTCAGGCCGAAGGTGGGCGTATCCTGAAATCCAATTGTCCTGATGCTGAAATTGGTACTACATTCTCCTGTACCCTGGTAGAACCTCATCAGGCTGTACAAAGAGATATTGAAGCATCAAAACGCACTGATGCACTATTGAACAGACTTTTTATTGAACCTTCGCTTGGCCTGGGCTATCCTGTAGATTATTTTCACGCGCTTCGCAGAATTGAAAAATACATGCGGGCTGATGACGAAGTCGCTTTAAAATTTGACTTTGATTTTATTGGTTTACAAAATTACACCCGTGAAATTATTCGTCACTCCTGCTTTACTCCTTATATCCATGCCCGCCCAGTAGGTGCTGAGCAGCGTAATGTACCCACTAATCTGATGAAATGGGAAGTATATCCTGAATCTATTTACCAAACTTTAAAGCTGTTTTACCAAAGATATAGCCTTGATAAAATTATCATTACAGAGAATGGTGCCGCTTTTGATGACGCTTGGCATAATGGAAAGATAGATGACTCACAAAGACAGCTCTATCTTAAGCAGTATATCGCACAATGCTTACGTGCTAAGCAAGAAGGTGTTCCTTTAGCGGGATATTTTGTCTGGACACTAACCGACAATTTTGAATGGGCTGAAGGTTATAAACCTCCTTTTGGTCTCGTACATGTAGACCTGACTACACAAAAACGAACCATCAAAGAGTCAGGACAGTGGTACGGACGATTTATTCGTAAGGTCCAGTAA
- a CDS encoding cytochrome c oxidase subunit 3 codes for MEQKWDLENLNLQYIEEPKQTLSMHPKKFALWLFIVTVVMIFAALTSAYIVRQSEGNWLDFELPQRLYITSGIIFLSSLSMHWAYISAKKDNLLSLKVSMFVTAILGIAFLGGQLLSWQDLVATDVYFVGNPAGSFLYVLTGLHGLHLVSGVIFLIVVLVNAFRYKIHAKSMDQIEMCATYWHFLDGLWLYLFLFLLLNH; via the coding sequence ATGGAACAGAAATGGGATTTGGAAAATCTTAATTTACAATATATTGAGGAGCCAAAGCAGACGCTTTCAATGCATCCTAAAAAATTTGCATTATGGCTTTTTATTGTAACAGTAGTGATGATCTTTGCCGCACTTACCAGTGCGTATATCGTACGGCAGTCAGAAGGAAACTGGCTTGATTTTGAATTACCACAAAGGTTGTACATTACTTCCGGCATCATCTTTCTAAGCAGTCTGAGTATGCATTGGGCATATATTTCTGCTAAAAAAGATAACCTGCTAAGCTTGAAAGTGAGTATGTTTGTCACTGCTATTTTAGGGATTGCTTTCTTAGGAGGACAATTACTTTCATGGCAGGATCTGGTGGCAACGGACGTATATTTCGTTGGCAATCCGGCAGGTTCATTCCTTTATGTACTTACCGGTCTCCATGGATTGCACTTGGTAAGCGGGGTGATTTTCTTAATAGTAGTGTTGGTCAATGCTTTTCGCTATAAAATTCATGCAAAGAGTATGGATCAGATTGAAATGTGTGCCACATATTGGCACTTTTTAGATGGACTTTGGCTCTATTTATTTCTATTTTTGCTCCTTAATCATTAA
- a CDS encoding TonB-dependent receptor domain-containing protein, which translates to MYKYTLIFFVFLLSSPLLAQNKYQIKGSVLDKKSKEPVPFAQVALYKLGEDTPYTGVVTQENGDFILQAEKGRYELEVVFVGYEEIRKEVRVRNKSKDLGNISLSTGTQTLDEVVVESEELRQPITADLEGLTISPDQTISNVGGSLLDVLRNTPSVDVDQEGNVTIRGSNGTNVLIDGRNSALASDLEQIPASAIDQVKIVNNPNAKYDAEGEGGVINIQLKRGKDLGTNGKAEVTLGTRYRLNSNLNINHKTDRFNIYGGYSYRSWPRVGNSQTTRLTFDNEERLEQFGDRSSNDREHTVNLGGDYFLGKNKFSYEGAFNTETESDFENNFAQIFNTSNEDIILQYNRQNEETEENYALDNAFIYERLFDDERREFRALISNSYRDQLENQHIDVYSGTINPVGENPTGQERSTTDEFRTTTVVQADYVQPVGEGKLEAGYKSTFRSFDNDYVYEVLNPNEGWIDQGEVSNRFLYEDQIHALYAIYSTSLNNLDISVGSRLEQTFVDTKLYNTNEENEQQYLNLFPSLQALYNLNDENSIKFTYSRRIDRPGGWRLNPFPDIADSLNVRIGNPNLQPEFIHSMELGHMINLNRTDVTSNLFYRHVDGQVDYIVRIEDGISYRQPTNLNTSKTYGFELITTSQITDWWNVNASYSIFQVSVDGTNLDNTFTNDGVSWNAKLTTDVNLPYKIDFQLTGNYTAPEIEAQGRDLARYYVDMSLQRSFLEDKANLSVSFRDVFDTRRFQGESYGEGFSQTFEYKRESQIVLVTLGYNF; encoded by the coding sequence ATGTATAAATACACTTTAATTTTTTTCGTTTTTCTTCTCAGTTCTCCTTTACTCGCACAAAATAAATATCAGATCAAAGGCTCAGTGCTAGATAAAAAGAGTAAAGAACCCGTACCTTTTGCTCAGGTTGCACTTTATAAGTTAGGTGAGGATACACCCTATACCGGAGTGGTTACGCAGGAGAATGGTGATTTTATACTTCAGGCTGAAAAAGGTAGATATGAACTGGAAGTAGTATTTGTAGGCTATGAAGAAATAAGAAAAGAAGTTAGGGTGAGAAATAAATCCAAAGACTTGGGAAATATTTCTTTGTCAACGGGGACCCAAACCCTTGACGAAGTAGTGGTTGAAAGTGAGGAATTACGCCAACCAATAACTGCTGATCTGGAGGGATTGACCATTTCACCTGATCAAACGATTTCCAATGTTGGGGGTAGTTTGCTGGATGTATTACGCAATACTCCTTCAGTGGATGTGGACCAGGAGGGAAACGTAACCATTCGTGGCAGTAATGGCACCAACGTTTTGATTGATGGGAGAAATTCTGCCTTGGCATCAGACCTTGAACAGATTCCTGCCAGTGCGATTGATCAGGTCAAAATTGTAAATAATCCTAACGCCAAATATGATGCTGAAGGAGAAGGCGGTGTAATAAATATTCAACTGAAGCGTGGGAAGGACCTTGGTACCAATGGTAAGGCAGAGGTAACGCTGGGAACACGCTACCGACTAAATAGTAACCTGAATATCAATCATAAGACTGACAGATTCAATATTTATGGTGGCTATAGCTATCGTTCATGGCCAAGAGTGGGTAATTCGCAAACTACCCGTTTGACTTTTGATAACGAAGAAAGGCTGGAACAATTTGGCGATCGCTCCAGCAATGATAGAGAGCATACGGTAAATCTAGGTGGTGATTATTTCTTAGGCAAAAATAAGTTTAGCTATGAAGGTGCTTTTAACACAGAAACAGAATCTGATTTTGAAAACAATTTTGCTCAGATATTTAATACCTCAAATGAAGATATCATTTTGCAGTACAACCGACAAAATGAAGAAACTGAGGAAAATTATGCTCTGGACAATGCTTTCATCTATGAAAGGTTGTTTGACGACGAACGGAGAGAATTCAGAGCATTGATAAGTAATTCATATCGTGATCAGTTGGAAAACCAGCACATAGATGTGTATTCAGGTACAATAAACCCTGTGGGCGAGAATCCTACAGGACAGGAAAGGTCTACTACTGACGAATTCAGAACAACTACCGTTGTGCAAGCAGATTATGTACAACCTGTAGGAGAAGGTAAACTGGAAGCGGGATATAAATCAACTTTTCGTTCTTTTGACAATGACTACGTTTACGAAGTTCTTAATCCTAATGAAGGATGGATTGATCAGGGTGAGGTAAGTAATCGTTTCCTCTATGAAGACCAGATACATGCCCTCTATGCTATCTATTCTACCAGTCTCAATAACCTGGACATTTCCGTAGGTTCCAGGCTAGAACAGACTTTTGTGGATACTAAATTATATAACACCAATGAAGAAAATGAGCAGCAATATTTAAACTTGTTCCCTAGCTTGCAGGCACTTTACAACCTGAATGACGAAAATTCCATCAAATTCACTTACAGTCGCAGAATTGATCGTCCCGGTGGATGGAGGTTAAATCCTTTTCCTGATATTGCGGACTCACTTAACGTACGTATAGGTAACCCTAATTTGCAGCCTGAATTTATCCATTCTATGGAACTAGGCCATATGATAAACCTGAACCGTACGGATGTTACATCAAATTTATTTTATCGTCATGTGGATGGTCAGGTGGACTACATCGTAAGAATAGAAGACGGTATTTCTTATCGTCAACCTACAAATTTGAACACCAGTAAGACCTATGGTTTTGAATTGATTACTACATCACAGATTACAGACTGGTGGAATGTGAATGCAAGCTATTCCATTTTTCAGGTAAGTGTGGACGGGACCAATCTGGATAATACCTTTACAAATGATGGAGTGTCATGGAATGCCAAATTAACCACAGATGTAAATCTTCCTTATAAAATAGATTTTCAGCTTACTGGTAATTATACAGCACCTGAAATAGAAGCGCAGGGGAGAGATCTGGCCCGCTATTATGTGGATATGAGCTTACAGCGTTCTTTCCTTGAAGATAAAGCCAATCTGAGTGTTTCATTTCGCGATGTCTTTGATACCCGCAGATTTCAGGGCGAAAGTTATGGAGAAGGTTTTAGCCAGACATTTGAATATAAGAGAGAGTCTCAAATTGTACTAGTTACTCTAGGGTATAATTTCTAA
- a CDS encoding SCO family protein, whose protein sequence is MKKKWKTGILLATLAIPVFIWLFLKYFGQNSFALPIYYPNGIDSLSDCTSGQQPHTLPSFSLRNTSGDTLTARDFDGEMMISYFLPQKCTDSCELVLERLASIQNMFSEQEQLRIVVFGNEQYTPEDLLSLEKRFNAHPKLWNFVLGEGEAINQLKTCGFVLSSVPEHSLVVTDAKRRIRGYYQATDAEEVERLKGEIKILDYMQDEAYHD, encoded by the coding sequence ATGAAAAAAAAATGGAAAACCGGTATTCTGCTAGCTACTTTGGCGATACCGGTTTTTATATGGCTTTTTCTCAAATATTTCGGACAAAATAGTTTCGCCCTTCCTATCTACTACCCAAATGGCATCGATTCTCTCTCAGATTGTACCAGTGGACAACAACCTCATACGCTTCCCTCTTTTTCGCTTAGGAATACTTCAGGAGATACACTGACAGCCCGTGATTTTGATGGGGAAATGATGATCAGCTATTTTCTCCCCCAAAAATGTACTGATAGTTGTGAACTTGTATTGGAAAGGCTGGCAAGTATCCAGAACATGTTTTCAGAGCAGGAACAATTGAGAATTGTAGTCTTTGGCAATGAACAGTATACGCCAGAAGACCTGCTAAGCTTAGAAAAGCGTTTTAATGCTCATCCTAAGCTATGGAATTTTGTGCTAGGAGAAGGGGAGGCGATAAATCAGCTTAAAACCTGTGGATTTGTGCTCTCATCAGTTCCAGAGCATAGTTTGGTAGTTACTGATGCAAAAAGAAGAATCAGAGGCTATTATCAAGCTACAGACGCTGAAGAAGTTGAGAGGCTTAAAGGAGAGATCAAGATTTTGGATTATATGCAAGACGAAGCTTATCATGATTAA
- a CDS encoding DUF420 domain-containing protein produces the protein MINAAKENKYLTLIGILSVVIPLAVALIIFSPTKLALEGGWVEFLPHLNGIMNSATTLALIAGVIFIKQKKIKYHKTAMLVAFILGALFLISYVIYHSSAESTVFGDINGNGILEETEANDIGSTRSIYLVILITHIILAAVVVPFVLLALYYALTDKIEKHKKIVRFAFPIWLYVSVTGVIVYLMISQYY, from the coding sequence ATGATTAACGCAGCAAAAGAAAATAAATACCTTACCCTGATTGGAATTCTTTCAGTAGTCATTCCACTAGCAGTTGCTCTAATAATATTTTCCCCTACCAAGCTAGCTTTAGAAGGAGGATGGGTTGAATTTCTTCCCCATCTCAATGGTATAATGAATTCAGCAACTACGCTGGCTTTAATTGCCGGAGTTATTTTTATCAAACAAAAGAAAATAAAGTACCATAAAACCGCTATGTTGGTTGCGTTTATTTTAGGTGCTTTGTTCCTGATATCTTATGTGATTTACCACTCCAGTGCCGAATCTACAGTTTTTGGAGATATCAATGGCAATGGAATATTGGAAGAGACTGAAGCCAATGATATAGGAAGTACGCGCTCAATATATCTGGTTATCTTAATCACACATATCATATTAGCGGCAGTTGTTGTTCCATTTGTACTGCTGGCACTGTATTATGCACTTACAGACAAGATTGAAAAACATAAAAAAATCGTTCGCTTTGCATTTCCGATCTGGCTTTATGTTTCTGTGACCGGAGTGATTGTATACCTGATGATAAGTCAGTATTATTAA
- a CDS encoding DUF983 domain-containing protein, with translation MQKKSALSAIINHKCPRCRQGDLFKYSLLEKPHRFTETNKTCPHCQLIFEREPGFFFGAMYVSYALTMGVLLSTAFILYNLFGDPELWVYILTVPSIVLLLLPVIFRYSRTLYLHGFGGVSFDKKYTEEVEL, from the coding sequence ATGCAAAAAAAATCAGCGCTTTCCGCTATCATAAATCATAAGTGTCCAAGGTGCAGACAGGGGGATTTATTCAAGTATAGCCTACTAGAGAAACCTCATCGTTTTACCGAGACCAATAAAACCTGCCCTCATTGTCAACTCATTTTTGAACGTGAACCAGGCTTTTTTTTCGGCGCTATGTATGTCAGCTACGCCCTTACGATGGGCGTATTACTTAGCACAGCATTTATACTTTACAATCTTTTTGGTGATCCGGAATTGTGGGTCTACATCCTAACAGTTCCTTCTATTGTACTTTTACTCTTGCCAGTCATTTTTCGCTATTCCCGCACGCTTTATCTCCACGGTTTTGGAGGAGTAAGCTTTGACAAAAAATATACTGAGGAAGTAGAGTTATAG
- a CDS encoding cytochrome c oxidase subunit 3, with product MATTTTKVDEVQQKNIWNGGVSPLKASYGKLMMWFFLLSDAFSFSSLLISYGLIRYSYPAYQGETENFEFSQEYWPIPEKVYEAVPFLHGVELPLVFVGIMTFILILSSVTMVLAVEAGHRMDRKAVVKWMLWTILGGFTFLGCQAWEWGHFIHGTDAGGLFPDGSVFYGANLMQNQYGPPLFASLFFFITGFHGFHVFSGVVLNIIIFYQASVGVLERRGHYEMVEKVGLYWHFVDLVWVFVFTFFYLI from the coding sequence ATGGCTACAACTACAACGAAAGTAGATGAGGTTCAGCAGAAAAATATCTGGAATGGTGGTGTTTCTCCACTAAAAGCCAGCTATGGTAAACTGATGATGTGGTTCTTCCTTTTATCAGATGCTTTTAGCTTCTCATCATTACTTATTTCCTACGGACTGATCAGATATTCTTATCCTGCTTATCAGGGTGAAACTGAAAACTTTGAATTCTCTCAGGAATACTGGCCTATTCCGGAAAAGGTATATGAGGCTGTACCTTTCCTGCATGGAGTGGAACTTCCATTGGTATTTGTAGGTATCATGACTTTTATCCTTATCCTAAGTAGTGTAACCATGGTACTGGCAGTAGAAGCAGGTCACCGCATGGATCGTAAAGCTGTAGTCAAATGGATGCTCTGGACCATACTAGGTGGTTTTACTTTCTTAGGTTGTCAGGCTTGGGAATGGGGACACTTTATCCACGGAACTGATGCAGGAGGATTATTTCCGGATGGATCAGTGTTCTACGGAGCTAATCTGATGCAAAATCAGTATGGACCTCCACTCTTCGCTTCACTTTTCTTCTTTATTACAGGTTTTCATGGATTCCACGTGTTCAGTGGGGTGGTATTGAATATAATTATCTTCTATCAAGCTTCCGTAGGAGTTTTAGAAAGAAGAGGGCATTATGAAATGGTAGAGAAGGTAGGATTATATTGGCACTTTGTAGACCTTGTTTGGGTATTTGTATTTACATTTTTCTACTTGATATAA
- a CDS encoding sensor histidine kinase codes for MKLNSTILQSFKIKNLSLFTALLLLLFALVLRLFFIGGFRSESQYLRDISNNVEEAMDQMRAESREVRKKILASDSLTFTNFYYENQYPFYVYEQGKLIYWSDYRQVPNYRDIRGEYSYDYKMINGGSYVIHRDTLRHQQKNLEYFILLPIYQENKINNKYISSGYNTDIFPQGAEAIRHYLSSDEAKKLISYRGKPIFSVDLNQPARGFREHQTAKSFQTLLSVLILLSIALVLFNVFRAINQFIKVKKYDQALLLVVVTLVTLRLLMLSFEFPFSIMPLELFDGRFYASSTLNPSLGDLLLNSLCLLIILIYLYSFYVKLHLYQWVFRLKSKVISAIAIMLLLLGVWALFIHYFTIKSIYFNSQWTLDITDNLDFASLKVISLVIFVINTISYFLFAHILYRTFISLITYSYLSLRWLIIAAVTVILMVKLIWQFPPLPIIITSFSYLTILYVFQLPKYLTRVSYITFLYLFTCALISGITGAIAAFDVKQVDTLDNKQKFVNQLLVDNDVLGEYLLNEVAEKIKEDRFIKNRIYNTLASKEAIRQKINRIYLSNYFDRYDIDIYLFNSKGVPLEDNNSTNNYKQFLEITRDIRFETEYPNIFFINEASDQRVSGGAPKRYLTFLDLQDFNTTIGYIIIDLSLKRFIPNRVYPELLIDRRNLQAYPSNDYDYAIFNAAGELTYSNGDGGAFLSLNGYPFDEKVNSDEVISRDKYDYLIVQGKSDEYIVIVSEVYSLINVVSNFSFLFLLLVFAILIILGIYSIYFVFKKENLNFAAKIQLYLNAAFFMPLLALSITTLSVISRSYSEEVDSEYLKKAEQIGRNINDILENHFEGEISEDALANILSQMSKYAETDANIFDINGQLIATSQPLIYEDSLLSKYINPWALANVKEQENNKLILEEAVGSLTYKSSYIGLKSENTGKLMGILSLPFFESRNQLEEQIIQVLTNIMNIFTFVFIVFLIISYLASVLLTYPLKYITQKIRRTSLSDYNEPLSWDSDDEIGLMIGEYNKMLVKLEASKAALARSEKESAWREMAKQVAHEIKNPLTPMKLSLQHLKRKLQVDFKEGMDACEVENMGKPFDNLLHQIDTLSDIASSFSDFAKMPTPKSEYFEFSALVQTVVGLFTEDDGCIRLSIDKGNYYIVSDQQLMGRIISNLIINAKQSIPKDRSPKIDIHLQQVGRDKLILKISDNGTGIAKEIQHKVFLPNFSTKYAGSGIGLAITKRGIEHAGGRIAFDTSEGKGTTFFIELPLALNVQMVTLKE; via the coding sequence ATGAAGCTCAATTCCACAATTTTACAATCGTTTAAAATCAAAAATCTGTCTTTGTTTACAGCTTTATTACTATTGCTGTTTGCATTGGTTTTGAGACTTTTTTTTATAGGAGGCTTCAGAAGTGAGTCTCAATATCTTCGCGATATTTCTAATAACGTAGAAGAAGCTATGGATCAGATGAGAGCTGAATCCAGAGAAGTGCGCAAAAAAATACTGGCAAGTGATAGTCTTACCTTCACTAATTTTTACTACGAAAATCAGTATCCGTTTTATGTATATGAGCAAGGAAAGCTAATCTATTGGTCTGATTACCGACAGGTACCTAATTACAGGGATATAAGGGGAGAGTACTCCTATGATTACAAAATGATCAACGGAGGAAGCTATGTCATTCATAGAGATACTCTTCGTCATCAGCAAAAGAATCTGGAGTACTTTATCCTGCTGCCAATTTATCAGGAGAATAAAATCAATAATAAATATATCAGCTCAGGATACAATACGGATATATTTCCCCAAGGAGCGGAGGCTATCAGACATTACCTGAGCAGTGATGAAGCCAAAAAACTGATTTCTTATCGTGGAAAACCTATATTTTCGGTAGATCTTAACCAACCTGCAAGAGGATTCAGAGAACATCAAACAGCCAAATCCTTTCAAACGCTTCTCAGTGTATTGATTTTGCTTTCTATTGCATTGGTGCTTTTTAACGTATTCAGGGCAATTAATCAATTTATCAAAGTAAAAAAGTATGATCAGGCACTACTATTGGTAGTCGTCACGCTGGTTACGTTAAGATTGCTCATGTTATCTTTTGAGTTTCCTTTCAGCATCATGCCTCTTGAGCTTTTTGATGGACGTTTTTATGCATCATCCACCCTTAATCCATCATTAGGTGACTTACTATTGAATTCTCTTTGTCTGCTCATTATCCTAATCTACCTCTATTCCTTTTATGTAAAACTTCATCTTTATCAATGGGTATTTAGACTAAAGTCAAAGGTCATTTCTGCCATAGCTATTATGTTATTGCTGCTGGGTGTTTGGGCTTTGTTTATTCACTATTTTACCATCAAATCCATTTATTTTAACTCTCAGTGGACGTTAGATATTACGGATAATCTTGATTTTGCTTCTCTCAAAGTCATTAGCCTGGTAATTTTTGTAATCAATACCATCAGCTATTTTCTTTTTGCCCATATTCTATACCGTACTTTTATCAGTCTGATTACCTATTCCTATTTATCTTTAAGATGGCTAATCATTGCTGCTGTAACCGTTATCTTAATGGTTAAATTAATCTGGCAGTTTCCTCCTCTTCCCATTATCATTACCAGCTTTAGCTATCTAACCATATTATATGTTTTTCAACTTCCTAAGTATTTAACCAGGGTAAGTTACATCACTTTCTTATATCTGTTTACCTGTGCATTAATCAGTGGTATTACCGGAGCAATTGCAGCCTTTGATGTCAAGCAGGTGGATACTTTGGATAATAAACAGAAGTTTGTAAACCAGCTTCTGGTCGATAATGATGTGCTTGGAGAATATCTGCTCAATGAAGTTGCTGAAAAAATTAAGGAAGATAGGTTTATCAAAAACAGAATCTACAATACACTCGCTTCTAAAGAGGCAATTCGTCAGAAAATCAACCGTATTTATCTCAGTAATTATTTTGATAGATATGATATTGATATCTATTTATTTAACAGTAAGGGTGTCCCATTAGAAGACAATAATTCTACTAACAACTATAAGCAGTTTTTGGAAATCACCAGAGATATACGCTTTGAGACAGAATATCCTAACATTTTCTTTATCAATGAAGCCAGTGACCAGAGAGTAAGCGGAGGAGCACCTAAGCGTTATCTTACGTTTTTGGATCTACAGGATTTCAATACAACAATTGGTTATATCATCATTGACCTTTCTTTAAAAAGATTTATTCCCAATCGGGTGTATCCTGAACTACTTATTGACCGACGCAATCTACAGGCCTATCCCAGTAATGATTACGATTATGCTATTTTTAATGCTGCCGGAGAGCTGACCTATAGCAATGGAGATGGAGGAGCTTTTCTTAGTCTTAATGGATATCCTTTTGATGAAAAAGTAAATAGCGATGAAGTGATCAGCAGGGACAAATATGATTATCTGATAGTACAAGGAAAATCAGATGAGTACATCGTGATTGTATCTGAAGTATATTCACTGATCAATGTGGTTTCTAACTTTTCTTTCCTTTTTTTATTGCTGGTATTTGCAATTCTGATTATCCTGGGGATATATTCCATTTACTTTGTTTTCAAAAAAGAGAATTTAAATTTTGCTGCCAAAATTCAACTTTACCTCAATGCCGCTTTTTTCATGCCATTGCTGGCTCTGAGCATCACTACCCTCAGTGTAATCAGTAGATCTTATAGCGAAGAAGTTGACTCAGAATATTTGAAGAAGGCGGAACAAATTGGTAGAAACATCAATGACATACTGGAAAACCATTTTGAAGGAGAAATAAGTGAAGACGCATTGGCAAATATCCTTTCACAGATGTCAAAGTATGCGGAAACTGACGCGAATATCTTTGATATAAATGGACAACTAATCGCTACCAGTCAGCCACTGATTTATGAGGATAGCCTTCTGTCAAAATACATCAACCCCTGGGCACTGGCAAACGTCAAAGAACAGGAGAATAATAAGTTGATTCTCGAAGAAGCCGTAGGAAGCCTAACCTATAAATCTTCTTACATAGGCCTGAAATCTGAAAATACCGGAAAACTGATGGGAATACTGAGTTTGCCGTTTTTTGAATCCAGAAATCAGTTAGAAGAGCAGATTATTCAGGTGCTTACCAATATCATGAATATCTTCACCTTTGTCTTCATCGTTTTTTTGATCATTTCCTATCTCGCTTCCGTACTGCTTACCTATCCGCTCAAATATATTACCCAAAAGATCAGAAGAACCTCTCTGTCAGATTACAATGAGCCCCTTTCCTGGGACTCAGACGATGAAATCGGGCTTATGATCGGTGAATATAATAAGATGCTGGTAAAACTAGAAGCCAGTAAAGCAGCACTGGCCCGAAGTGAAAAAGAATCTGCATGGAGAGAAATGGCTAAGCAGGTAGCTCATGAAATCAAAAATCCATTAACACCGATGAAACTCAGCTTGCAACATTTGAAACGAAAGCTACAAGTAGATTTCAAAGAGGGGATGGATGCCTGTGAAGTAGAGAACATGGGTAAGCCTTTTGATAATCTACTTCATCAGATTGATACATTAAGTGATATCGCCAGCTCATTCTCAGACTTCGCAAAAATGCCTACTCCCAAGAGTGAGTACTTTGAGTTTTCTGCGCTGGTCCAGACAGTCGTGGGCTTATTTACTGAAGATGATGGTTGTATCAGATTATCAATAGACAAGGGTAATTACTACATCGTGAGTGATCAGCAACTCATGGGTAGAATCATAAGCAACCTCATCATCAATGCAAAACAATCCATTCCCAAAGACCGCTCCCCCAAGATTGATATACACTTACAGCAGGTAGGGCGTGATAAACTTATCTTAAAAATCAGCGATAATGGTACAGGCATAGCCAAAGAAATACAGCATAAAGTATTTTTGCCTAATTTCAGCACAAAATACGCAGGCTCAGGTATAGGTCTGGCGATTACCAAAAGAGGTATTGAGCATGCAGGAGGCCGTATTGCTTTCGATACCAGTGAAGGCAAAGGTACCACCTTCTTCATAGAATTACCTCTGGCACTTAATGTACAGATGGTTACGCTCAAAGAATGA
- a CDS encoding cytochrome C oxidase subunit IV family protein, protein MGELDETSSVAYQPANKSKIRKLWIIALIMAVITAIEFVFATVLPRGPLLYFTFVALTIVKAFYIVAEFMHLKGEVKTLIWSIIIPLVFVVWLIIALLAEGASIFELKF, encoded by the coding sequence ATGGGTGAATTAGACGAAACCAGCAGCGTAGCGTATCAACCGGCAAATAAAAGTAAGATCAGAAAGCTCTGGATAATAGCTTTGATTATGGCAGTAATAACAGCGATAGAATTCGTTTTTGCTACTGTTTTGCCTAGAGGTCCTCTGCTTTACTTTACTTTCGTGGCATTAACAATTGTAAAAGCATTCTATATTGTAGCCGAATTTATGCACCTTAAAGGTGAGGTGAAGACCTTAATTTGGTCCATCATTATTCCTCTTGTTTTTGTGGTTTGGTTGATCATTGCCTTACTCGCAGAGGGGGCTTCTATATTTGAATTGAAATTTTGA